From the genome of Candidozyma auris chromosome 2, complete sequence, one region includes:
- the RRN3 gene encoding rDNA-binding RNA polymerase I transcriptional factor, with protein MESESAVTDAVYAVLVKTALESLEKSDSIRTLTEKVNLPPTHAKAMSLSNLNIVLKKLIVNISKLETKAYEPLITALLRYPWMEIGVSDSSREKIAFHSFVDLYSQFLIVLTSSFPRYLPEAVKKIIGEFPDLDSDVYPHHKILQTFIRCSPTCINLIPRTLNGVSPHHVSSSTAEITNFVKNAIGVISYCSDLSYSIWQLVVELCIKLDVDLQNELDDLDDEAVEELINGEDDSDDVVEAEDEDNLEENGAEVYEIASTTNIKQMVSKLDKVMEFLLTITAPSFTVEEINNGNGVHLFNTLASLFKTHVLPTHFTKSIQFLMFHVSQYQPELADSFLVMLIDVAFNQKETAEKRLKALQYLSSYIARANNLTRHQVVFIVSYLIGWINKYISEREHEVFEFSDSSTGGMERFKLFYATFQTLLYIFCFRHKLLVKEDPDHVNGEWECEIDRFFQRVIIAKFNPLKYCDETVVSIFANLATKLNVCYCYSIIEHNKRERMIQGNSKMPSTVGNFRHKQEFLDLEAYFPFDPVVLPASKKIIEKNYVEWSQVNPVDEDDDEDDSGSHREEDDDEDDIDSEGESDVEEKDEEQDVESAEEDSDREA; from the exons ATGGAGAGCGAATCAGCCGTCACAGACGCAGTTTACGCTGTGCTCGTGAAGACTGCGCTTGAGAGCTTAGAAAAG TCTGATTCAATAAGAACGCTCACGGAGAAAGTGAACTTGCCGCCAACTCATGCCAAAGCGATGAGCTTGTCTAATCTCAATATAGTATTGAAAAAACTTATAGTAAATATTTCCAAGCTAGAAACGAAAGCTTACGAACCACTTATAACTGCGCTTTTGCGGTACCCTTGGATGGAAATCGGCGTGTCCGACTCTTCCCGGGAAAAGATTGCATTCCACTCCTTCGTGGACCTATACTCCCAATTTCTCATAGTGCTCACTTCGTCATTCCCTAGATACCTACCTGAAGCCGTCAAAAAGATTATCGGAGAGTTTCCAGATCTAGACTCTGACGTCTACCCACACCACAAGATTCTCCAAACTTTCATCAGATGTTCCCCTACTTGCATTAATTTAATACCCCGCACATTAAACGGTGTTTCGCCACATCATGTTTCATCGAGCACTGCTGAAATAACAAATTTTGTCAAGAACGCTATTGGTGTGATATCTTATTGCTCTGACTTGCTGTACTCTATTTGGCAGTTGGTGGTTGAGCTTTGCATCAAGTTGGATGTTGATTTACAGAATGAGCTCGATGACCTAGACGATGAGGCTGTCGAGGAGCTTATcaatggtgaagatgattcGGATGACGTTGTGGAAGCAGAGGATGAGGATAACCTAGAAGAAAATGGTGCCGAGGTTTACGAGATCGCTTCCACAACGAATATAAAGCAGATGGTGTCCAAACTTGACAAAGTAATGGAATTTCTTCTTACCATCACAGCTCCGTCGTTCACTGTTGAAGAGATAAACAATGGTAACGGCGTACACTTATTCAACACACTTGCATCTTTATTTAAGACTCATGTCTTACCAACGCATTTCACGAAACTGATTCAGTTTCTCATGTTTCACGTCTCCCAATACCAGCCAGAGCTCGCcgactccttcttggtgatgctAATAGACGTTGCGTTTaatcaaaaagagactGCTGAGAAGCGTctcaaagctcttcaatatCTTTCATCATACATTGCTAGAGCCAACAACCTCACAAGACACCAAGTGGTGTTCATCGTCAGTTACCTCATTGGATGGATTAACAAGTACATTAGCGAAAGAGAGCACGAGGTTTTCGAGTTCTCAGACTCCTCCACAGGTGGCATGGAGAGATTCAAGCTATTCTACGCTACATTCCAGACATTGCTTTACATTTTCTGCTTTAGACACAAGCTACTAGTCAAGGAAGACCCTGATCACGTAAACGGAGAGTGGGAGTGCGAGATTGACAGGTTCTTCCAGCGTGTGATTATTGCCAAGTTTAATCCCTTGAAATACTGTGACGAGACAGTAGTTTCCATTTTCGCCAATCTCGCCACGAAGTTGAATGTGTGTTACTGCTACTCCATCATTGAACACAACAAAAGAGAGCGCATGATTCAAGGTAACTCCAAGATGCCCTCCACTGTTGGTAACTTCAGGCATAAACAGGAGTTCTTAGATTTGGAAGCATACTTCCCATTCGATCCAGTTGTATTGCCCGCTTCTAAGAAAATTATTGAGAAGAACTATGTTGAATGGTCACAGGTCAATCCTGTcgacgaagatgacgatgaagatgatagCGGAAGTCATCgtgaagaggatgatgacgaggatgacATTGACTCCGAGGGCGAGTCGGACGTCGAGGAAAAGGACGAGGAACAGGACGTCGAGAGTGCTGAGGAAGACAGTGATAGGGAAGCTTAA